A genome region from Corvus hawaiiensis isolate bCorHaw1 chromosome 4, bCorHaw1.pri.cur, whole genome shotgun sequence includes the following:
- the SNRPF gene encoding small nuclear ribonucleoprotein F: MSLPLNPKPFLNGLTGKPVMVKLKWGMEYKGYLVSVDGYMNMQLANTEEYIDGALSGHLGEVLIRCNNVLYIRGVEEEEEDGEMRE; encoded by the exons ATG AGCCTGCCCCTCAATCCCAAGCCGTTCCTGAACGGGCTGACGGGGAAGCCGGTGATGGTGAAGCTGAAGTGGGGGATGGAGTACAAGGGCTACCTCGTCTCCGTGGACGGCTACATGAACATGCAG ctTGCAAACACAGAGGAGTACATAGACGGTGCGTTGTCTGGACACCTGGGTGAAGTTTTGATAAG GTGCAATAATGTTTTGTACATCAGAGGtgtggaagaagaggaagaagatggaGAAATGAGAGAATAG